A DNA window from Gigantopelta aegis isolate Gae_Host chromosome 4, Gae_host_genome, whole genome shotgun sequence contains the following coding sequences:
- the LOC121372508 gene encoding splicing regulatory glutamine/lysine-rich protein 1-like, which yields MREMKLIAEGPYNIFIYLSGKKQKDGKDKKKEKSKDKEEEADSEEETEMKTKKTKKKDKKTKEKKKHKVKEEEKDSENEDDKDKGRESEKEDVKEENTKEENKEKETPPPPPAKKKSRFCTIL from the exons ATGAGAGAGATGAAGCTGATAGCAGAGGGtccatataatatttttatttatttatcagggAAAAAACAAAAGGACGGCAAAgacaaaaagaaggaaaagagtAAAGATAAAGAGGAGGAGGCAGATTCGGAAGAAGAAACA gaaatgaaaacaaagaaaacaaagaagaaagacaAGAAGACGAAGGAAAAGAAGAAACATAAAGTAAAGGAAGAAGAGAAGGATTCAGAGAATGAGGATGACAAAGATAAAGGGAGAGAATCAGAGAAGGAAGATGTCAAGGAGGAAAATaccaaagaagaaaacaaagagAAGGAAACTCCACCTCCACCGCCAGCAAAgaaaaag TCCCGGTTTTGTACCATCTTATGA